One genomic region from Phragmites australis chromosome 1, lpPhrAust1.1, whole genome shotgun sequence encodes:
- the LOC133888251 gene encoding serine carboxypeptidase II-1: protein MRAPMAAAVLLAAILALSTCAATATATAAAEADRIASLPGQPPVNFSMYSGYVTVDAAAGRALFYWLIEAAAVPAESAPLVLWLNGGPGCSSVGYGASEELGAFRINSDGRTLFLNPYPWNKVANMLFLDSPAGVGYSYSNTTSDLFTAGDNKTAHDSYTFLVNWLERFPRYKYRDFYITGESYGGHYVPQLSQLVYRNNKGIEKPILNFKGFMVGNAVIDDYHDYIGTFEYWWTHGLISDETYQKLRLACEFDSSEHPSKACNKINEISDAEIGAIDAYSIYTPTCKKTSFLKRRLIKGRTPWLPRGYDPCTEKYSTKYYNLPEVQKALHANVTGIPYAWTTCSDPLFEHWKDSPRSMLPIYHELITAGIRIWVFSGDADSVVPLTATRYSIDALYLPTLTNWYPWYDDEEVGGWCQVYKGLTLVTIRGAGHEVPLHRPRQGLKLFEHFLKDKPMPKPVDSIQSF, encoded by the exons ATGCGAGCGCCAATGGCGGCCGCCGTGCTCCTGGCCGCCATCCTGGCGCTGTCCACCTGCGCCGcaaccgccaccgccaccgcggcggcggaggcggaccGCATCGCCAGCCTGCCGGGCCAGCCGCCGGTCAACTTTTCCATGTACTCCGGCTACGTCACCGTCGATGCCGCCGCGGGGCGCGCTCTCTTCTACTGGCTCATCGaggccgccgccgtccccgcgGAGTCGGCGCCGCTCGTGCTCTGGCTCAACGGCGGCCCCGGGTGCTCCTCCGTCGGCTACGGTGCGTCCGAGGAGCTCGGCGCCTTCCGGATCAACTCCGACGGCAGGACGCTCTTCTTGAACCCCTACCCCTGGAACAAAG TGGCGAACATGCTGTTCTTGGACTCGCCGGCTGGCGTTGGGTACTCCTACTCCAACACCACCTCTGATCTGTTCACCGCCGGTGACAACAAGACAG CTCATGACTCATACACTTTCTTGGTGAATTGGTTGGAGCGGTTTCCGCGGTACAAGTATCGCGATTTCTACATCACCGGAGAGAGCTATGGAG GTCACTATGTCCCTCAGTTGTCTCAACTAGTCTACCGGAACAACAAAGGAATTGAGAAGCCAATCCTAAACTTCAAAGGCTTCATG GTCGGAAATGCGGTAATTGACGATTACCATGACTACATTGGCACATTTGAGTACTGGTGGACACATGGGCTTATCTCTGATGAAACCTATCAGAAATTGCGATTGGCCTGTGAGTTTGATTCATCTGAGCACCCATCGAAGGCATGCAACAAGATCAATGAAATTTCTGATGCTGAGATAGGGGCGATTGATGCATACAGCATCTACACGCCTACTTGTAAGAAGACTTCATTTCTTAAGCGCAGGCTTATAAAGGGCAGAACG CCCTGGTTGCCCAGAGGATATGATCCATGCACCGAAAAATACTCCACAAAGTACTATAACTTACCTGAGGTGCAGAAAGCTTTACATGCCAATGTCACTGGAATACCGTATGCCTGGACAACCTGCAG TGACCCATTGTTTGAACATTGGAAAGATTCACCGAGGTCCATGCTTCCTATTTACCATGAACTTATCACGGCAGGCATAAGGATATGGGTTTTCAG TGGAGATGCTGATTCTGTTGTCCCCCTCACTGCGACAAGATACTCCATTGATGCGCTCTATCTACCAACTCTCACAAACTGGTATCCTTGGTATGACGATGAAGAG GTTGGTGGATGGTGTCAAGTGTATAAGGGTTTGACATTGGTGACGATCCGAGGAGCAGGGCACGAGGTTCCCCTCCATCGTCCACGGCAAGGCCTGAAGCTCTTCGAGCATTTCCTGAAAGATAAGCCCATGCCCAAGCCTGTAGATAGCATTCAatcattttag
- the LOC133888170 gene encoding importin subunit alpha-2-like produces MADGSASASPSSSSPTQNHHRDAIKSSVHNTAASRRRDQAVAIGKERREALMRAKRVCRAPLSGSDEAAVEEGDMVIDEEKAGLEARTAQAVEELRSALSSQGKRAQKKTEVLRALRRLLSQSEVPPVEAAIKAGAVPLLVQSLSFGSPDEQLLEAAWCLTNIAAGEPEETKSLLPALPLLIAHLGEKSSTLVTEQCAWAVGNVAGEGADLRNKLLAQGALWPLVRLMLSNKGSTARTAAWALSNLIKGPDPKAANELISIDGVLNTIIWNLEKADDELATEVAWVVVYLSALSEKAISLIVKSSVPQLLIGRLLASENLQLLIPVLRGLGNLVAGDGYMVDSVLMVGNSITDQALSSLIKCSKSDNRVLKKEAAWAMSNIAAGSLEHKKLIFASEATPLLIHLLTTAQFDIRREAAYTLGNLCVVPAGSADPPNIIVEHLVAVINGGALPGFVNLVRSADIESARLGLQFLELVMRGFPNGQGPKLVEMEDGIEAMERFQFHENELMRNMANGLVDKYFGEDYGLE; encoded by the exons ATGGCCGACGGCAGCGCCTCCGCCTCGCCGTCCTCTTCTTCTCCGACCCAGAACCACCACCGCGACGCCATCAAGTCCTCAG TGCATAATACAGCAGCTAGCCGGAGGCGGGACCAAGCTGTAGCAATTGGGAAGGAAAGAAGGGAAGCCTTGATGCGTGCAAAGCGTGTATGTCGAGCTCCTCTTTCTGGCAGTGATGAGGCTGCAGTGGAAGAAGGTGATATGGTTATTGATGAGGAGAAAGCAGGTCTTGAGGCAAGAACGGCTCAAGCTGTTGAAGAATTGAGATCTGCTTTGTCAAGCCA GGGGAAAAGGGCTCAGAAGAAGACGGAAGTGCTTCGTGCTTTAAGGCGTTTGTTGTCACAGTCTGAAGTACCTCCTGTTGAAGCAGCAATTAAAGCTGGAGCAGTCCCTCTTCTAGTGCAGTCTCTGTCCTTTGGATCACCAGATGAACAG TTGCTAGAGGCAGCTTGGTGCCTTACAAACATAGCAGCGGGGGAACCAGAAGAAACTAAATCCTTACTGCCTGCCCTACCATTGCTCATTGCTCACCTTGGTG AGAAGAGCTCCACACTTGTCACGGAGCAATGTGCATGGGCCGTTGGTAATGTTGCTGGTGAAGGAGCAGACCTGAGAAACAAATTACTCGCTCAAGGTGCATTGTGGCCTCTTGTCCGTTTAATGCTGTCAAACAAGGGTTCTACAGCAAGAACTGCTGCTTGGGCATTGTCAAATCTTATCAAG GGGCCTGATCCCAAGGCTGCGAATGAGCTTATCAGCATTGACGGTGTGCTAAATACAATCATATGGAACTTGGAGAAAGC GGATGACGAGCTAGCAACTGAGGTGGCTTGGGTAGTGGTCTATCTTTCAGCACTTTCAGAAAAAGCTATCAGCCTAATAGTGAAAAGTTCTGTGCCACAGTTGCTGATTGGACGCCTCCTAGCATCTGAGAACTTGCAGTTGCTCATTCCG GTACTTCGTGGTTTGGGAAATCTAGTAGCTGGTGATGGATACATGGTTGATTCTGTTCTAATGGTTGGAAACAGTATCACAG aTCAAGCCTTATCAAGTCTTATAAAGTGTTCAAAGAGTGACAATAGGGTTCTAAAAAAG GAAGCAGCATGGGCAATGTCAAATATAGCAGCAGGCAGTTTGGAGCACAAGAAATTGATTTTTGCCAGTGAAGCAACGCCTTTGCTGATACACCTCCTTACGACTGCACAATTTGACATTCGTAGAGAAGCAGCATACACCCTGGGCAATCTGTGTGTTGTCCCAGCAGGAAGTGCTGATCCCCCAAACATTATTGTGGAACATCTAGTAGCTGTCATAAATGGCGGAGCCCTTCCAGGATTTGTAAATTTGGTCAGATCTGCTGATATAGAGAGTGCAAGACTTGGGCTTCAGTTCCTGGAACTG GTGATGAGGGGATTCCCCAACGGTCAAGGCCCAAAGCTTGTGGAGATGGAGGATGGCATCGAGGCTATGGAGAGGTTTCAGTTCCATGAGAACGAGCTGATGAGGAATATGGCCAATGGGCTGGTTGACAAATACTTTGGCGAAGACTATGGCCTCGAGTGA